In Roseofilum casamattae BLCC-M143, a single window of DNA contains:
- the dndE gene encoding DNA sulfur modification protein DndE, with protein sequence MNPPLERIQLSQTAKEQLIKLKRYTKIDRWNVLCRWAFCRSLAEPSIPSPVPIPADSNVELSWHVFGGELADIFAVALKQRCINDGLGTNPETLAVQCRQHIHRGIGYLAGDPNLKKIEDLIQIGITRN encoded by the coding sequence GTGAATCCCCCCCTAGAAAGAATACAACTGTCGCAAACAGCGAAAGAGCAACTCATCAAACTCAAACGCTACACCAAAATCGATCGCTGGAATGTGCTCTGTCGCTGGGCCTTTTGCCGCTCTTTAGCCGAACCTTCTATTCCCTCACCCGTTCCCATTCCGGCTGATAGTAATGTAGAACTATCCTGGCACGTATTTGGAGGAGAACTCGCCGACATTTTCGCTGTTGCTCTTAAACAACGCTGTATCAATGATGGTCTCGGAACAAATCCCGAAACTCTAGCGGTGCAATGCCGCCAGCATATCCATCGCGGAATTGGCTATTTAGCCGGCGATCCCAATCTGAAAAAAATCGAAGATCTGATCCAAATTGGAATTACACGCAATTGA
- a CDS encoding DNA/RNA non-specific endonuclease, with amino-acid sequence MRVRWSLVLIGLLLGACEPPLPSCVDTDCNCSDFSTQEEAQQVLDAFPDDPHRLDPDRDGEACESLPKTQNNDRTLTSSELSRLSSEPQVRFGYPSAASTESLDNYLLSRPQYSLSYNCARGLPNWVSWQLTSEWLGQVDRADNFRRDSELPEGCYKAKSSDYRNTGYDRGHLTPSADRAKSSDDNAKTFLMTNIMPQAPANNREVWRELEEHSRRLVQQGKELAIVAGPLGQLKTIADGKIAVPQSTWKVILVLDGNIVEEAIAVQMPNDQTVAGTDWEDYRVSVDRVEGDTELDFFPLLPDRIERSIEQAAP; translated from the coding sequence ATGCGAGTCCGATGGTCTTTAGTTTTAATTGGTTTACTGCTGGGGGCGTGCGAGCCACCCTTGCCCTCTTGCGTCGATACAGATTGTAATTGCTCTGACTTTAGCACTCAGGAAGAAGCTCAGCAAGTCTTAGATGCCTTCCCCGACGATCCTCACCGTCTCGATCCCGATCGCGATGGCGAAGCTTGCGAGTCTCTACCGAAAACTCAGAATAACGATCGCACCCTGACGAGTAGCGAGTTGTCGCGGCTTTCCTCCGAGCCACAAGTTCGGTTTGGTTATCCGAGTGCTGCGAGTACGGAAAGCTTAGACAATTATTTATTAAGCAGACCTCAATATTCTCTATCCTATAACTGCGCCCGAGGCCTTCCCAATTGGGTCAGTTGGCAATTAACCTCAGAGTGGTTGGGACAAGTCGATCGCGCCGACAACTTCCGCCGGGACTCCGAACTGCCAGAAGGATGTTATAAAGCGAAAAGTAGCGATTATCGGAATACGGGATACGATCGCGGCCACTTAACTCCCAGTGCCGATCGCGCAAAATCAAGCGATGATAATGCCAAAACATTCCTGATGACCAATATTATGCCGCAAGCACCAGCCAATAACCGCGAAGTCTGGCGCGAGTTAGAAGAACATTCCCGGCGCTTAGTGCAACAAGGCAAAGAACTGGCGATCGTCGCCGGCCCTTTAGGTCAACTGAAAACGATTGCTGATGGTAAGATAGCCGTTCCCCAGTCTACCTGGAAAGTGATTCTCGTCCTCGATGGTAATATTGTGGAAGAGGCGATCGCCGTACAAATGCCCAACGACCAAACCGTCGCGGGGACGGACTGGGAAGACTATCGAGTTTCCGTCGATCGCGTCGAGGGAGATACCGAACTAGACTTTTTCCCCTTACTTCCCGATCGCATCGAACGCAGCATAGAACAAGCAGCACCATAA
- the cofG gene encoding 7,8-didemethyl-8-hydroxy-5-deazariboflavin synthase subunit CofG has product MYRNVTYSPAYTLVPTYECFNQCSYCNFRVAPGEDKWLSTNEATERLQVLLGKGICEILILSGEVHPRSDRRQAWFNLIYNVCERSLSFGFLPHTNVGLLSWEEMEKLKQVNVSMGLMLEQLTPRLLQTVHTRAPSKQPKLRLQQLEWAGQLQIPFTTGILLGIGETEEERSQSLAAISKIHQRYGHIQEVILQPHSLGSQQALPLPRFDLHQLPDIIGQARAILPADIALQIPPNLVNYPDLLLACLEAGATDLGGLGPKDEVNPDYPHPVPEQLRSLLEPAGWSLSPRLPVYPQFDHWVCDRLISPVQHWRDFFAQIPS; this is encoded by the coding sequence ATGTATCGAAATGTAACGTACAGCCCTGCTTACACTCTCGTTCCGACTTACGAATGTTTCAATCAATGCAGTTACTGTAACTTTCGGGTGGCGCCGGGCGAAGATAAATGGTTAAGCACCAATGAGGCAACAGAGCGCTTACAAGTCTTGCTGGGTAAAGGAATCTGCGAAATACTAATCCTGAGCGGTGAGGTTCATCCGCGCAGCGATCGCCGTCAAGCTTGGTTCAATCTAATTTACAATGTATGCGAGCGATCGCTCTCATTTGGATTTTTGCCTCATACCAATGTCGGTCTTCTCAGTTGGGAGGAAATGGAGAAGTTAAAGCAGGTGAATGTTTCCATGGGATTGATGCTGGAGCAACTGACTCCGCGCTTATTGCAGACCGTCCATACTCGTGCGCCGAGCAAACAGCCGAAACTGCGGCTGCAACAGTTAGAATGGGCCGGACAATTGCAGATTCCCTTCACCACGGGCATACTATTAGGGATTGGGGAAACCGAAGAAGAGCGATCGCAAAGCTTAGCAGCCATTTCCAAAATTCATCAACGCTACGGCCACATTCAGGAAGTTATCCTGCAACCCCATAGCCTAGGAAGCCAACAAGCTCTTCCTTTACCAAGATTCGACTTACACCAACTGCCTGACATCATTGGCCAAGCGCGAGCCATCTTGCCTGCAGATATTGCATTGCAGATTCCTCCCAATTTAGTTAATTATCCCGATCTTTTGCTCGCCTGTCTAGAAGCAGGAGCCACCGATCTCGGCGGACTAGGGCCGAAAGATGAAGTCAACCCCGATTATCCCCATCCCGTTCCCGAACAGTTGCGATCGCTTCTCGAACCAGCCGGATGGTCGTTGTCTCCTCGGTTGCCCGTCTATCCTCAATTCGACCATTGGGTATGCGATCGCCTCATTTCTCCCGTCCAACACTGGCGAGATTTTTTCGCACAAATCCCTAGCTAA
- the psbA gene encoding photosystem II q(b) protein: MTTTLQQSSNASAWERFCQWITSTENRLYVGWFGVLMIPTLLTATICYIIAFVAAPPVDIDGIREPVAGSLLYGNNIISGAVVPSSNAIGLHFYPIWEAASLDEWLYNGGPYQLVVFHFLIGIFTYMGREWELSYRLGMRPWICVAYSAPVAAATAVFLIYPIGQGSFSDGMPLGISGTFNFMIVFQAEHNILMHPFHMLGVAGVFGGSLFSAMHGSLVTSSLVRETTEVESQNYGYKFGQEEETYNIVAAHGYFGRLIFQYASFNNSRSLHFFLGAWPVVGIWFTALGVSTMAFNLNGFNFNQSIMDSQGHVINTWADVINRANLGMEVMHERNAHNFPLDLAAGEAAPVALTAPSING, encoded by the coding sequence ATGACCACAACCCTACAGCAAAGCTCCAACGCGAGCGCTTGGGAACGGTTTTGCCAGTGGATCACTTCGACCGAAAACCGCCTCTATGTAGGCTGGTTCGGCGTTCTGATGATCCCCACTCTCTTAACCGCAACCATCTGCTACATCATTGCTTTCGTAGCAGCTCCTCCCGTTGACATCGACGGAATTCGCGAACCCGTAGCTGGTTCCTTACTGTACGGAAACAACATCATCTCCGGTGCTGTTGTCCCTTCTTCCAACGCAATTGGTCTCCACTTCTACCCCATCTGGGAAGCTGCTTCCTTAGATGAGTGGCTCTACAACGGTGGTCCTTACCAGTTAGTGGTCTTCCACTTCCTGATCGGAATCTTCACCTACATGGGTCGCGAGTGGGAATTGAGCTACCGCTTAGGTATGCGTCCTTGGATCTGCGTCGCTTACAGCGCTCCCGTAGCTGCTGCAACCGCAGTATTCCTGATCTACCCGATCGGACAAGGAAGCTTCTCTGACGGTATGCCCCTCGGAATCAGCGGAACCTTCAACTTCATGATCGTGTTCCAAGCCGAGCACAACATCCTGATGCACCCCTTCCACATGCTGGGAGTCGCTGGTGTATTCGGCGGTTCTTTGTTCTCCGCAATGCACGGTTCCTTGGTAACCTCCTCCTTAGTTCGCGAGACCACCGAAGTTGAATCTCAAAACTACGGTTACAAATTCGGACAAGAAGAAGAAACCTACAACATCGTTGCAGCACACGGCTACTTCGGTCGCCTGATCTTCCAATACGCTTCCTTCAACAACAGCCGCTCCTTGCACTTCTTCTTGGGTGCATGGCCGGTAGTCGGAATCTGGTTCACCGCACTGGGCGTAAGCACCATGGCGTTCAACCTCAATGGATTTAACTTCAACCAATCCATCATGGATTCTCAAGGACACGTAATCAACACCTGGGCGGATGTAATCAACCGCGCTAACCTGGGTATGGAAGTAATGCACGAGCGCAACGCTCACAACTTCCCCTTAGATTTGGCTGCTGGCGAAGCTGCTCCTGTTGCTTTGACCGCTCCTTCTATCAACGGTTAA